Genomic window (Oryza sativa Japonica Group chromosome 3, ASM3414082v1):
GATAAAGAGAATATCAATCCTGTATGCCTTATGTGTGTGATCTTATGACATTGGTGCTTCCTCTACCCTTGCCCTTTTGGAAGCAGGAGTACAGGCCTGGTTGTTGTTGTTATCGACTTGTGGTGATGTTCCTGGGATTGAGTAGTCATCATCACTCTTAGAGGTGAAACATGATGTGTCCAACACACCAGATGGACTTGCAGTGCTGTTTTGCATCACCAATGCCATCTCTTGCATTGCTTGATGGCATCTCCCCACATTGTCCTGCAAAAAAAATGCAGGTTCATTTCTCAGAAAACAATGGAAAGGAAATTACATGATGTGATTCTTCTGCTAAGAGGATCCACACCTTATCTACAGGGAGTTTAGAAGATTCAAGAACACCGCCAAAGTCAAGAACGCGGCCTCCGTCAGCAACTACAGATAGAGCTACAGCTGTGGCAATCTCAGAAGGTCTGAATCTCAGGAACACAGTTGCTGCAAATCAAAATGCACAAGACAGTCCAATCAAATCAGCTGGTGCTTGATACTGGAACTAGCAATGCAGATGAGTAAGTTATCATCAAAAGAAATTAAATTCGATGGTACCTTTCATGGTGCTGAGTATGATCTCGGTGCATCGAGATATCAGTTCACTGGTTATCCGATTTCCCTCATTGATCTTGTCCAAGAAGTGACCAATGTAAGTGAAAGGGGTCACAGCTTGCATTCTCCATTTCAGAGTGGTTAGCACAATGATCTCCATCCTATGGATAGTCTCTGCGTCGAATACGTATTCTGGATTGCAAACCTATTACACAAATGATAGAATTTAAGAAAAACTTATGTCATCAAGCAACATTGAAATTTAATTTATCAGCCACTGAACTAATATTATTGATCACATGTAATGCTACTGTTTCTTCTTCACCTGAAGGTCTAGAGTGCCGGGAGCTGCAGTCTCCTCCATCTTGGCAGCAAGAGATAGGCAAGCAACTATCAGCAGCTGCTGCATCCAGGGCATGTCATTCTATACATACATTGCCACAACAAAGGATCAACATAATTTTGTCACATTAGCATCCACTGATGCAATAATTATTCTCATGATAGAGAAAATAGTACATGCTTACTAATGATCATGTTGATAAATAAAGGACAATGTACAGTCGAAGAACTTACTGTTACTGAGAACTCTACCGAGGAGAGGAACCTATCCAGATAGTTGACAGCAAGGTAAGCACACAATGGTCCAAAACTGTAGTAAGCCTGAACCTGCATGAGCAGGTGATAGAGACAAGCAGCCCATTTCACTTATTAGCATCTTTGGTCAAATAATGCAAAAGTCAATGATATCTTGGCAGTTATAACTTAACGCACACAAACAAAATTGTTTTATGTTTGTTGTAAAGAGAAAAATATACATGATGTAAACCAAAACAAACCTAAGAACTAGATTGCAATAAGTAGAATAGACCAGACCCAACAACAACTGAAAAATTCCAGACAAAATAATGGACAACTCAAAGCATGCACTAACCGATCCTAAAAgaaacaaaccaaaataaaatgagGACCGATGCCTAGCACGGCTGTTTGAATCGACTCTTATCTCTTGATACAAACATGCGCAAATCGATCTCTTGCGTATTCCCTgaacaaaaaaaagtttgaatgaTTTCTGCTCACCTTGCAAATCCAATCAATGGCAGCAATCCTGCAGGAGAGCTCTATGCCTCCATTGCTCAGCTTCGTCAGGTACTCTCCTCTCGCAGTCTCAACCATCTGCTCCACCTCTTTCTCCATGAAAGATCCAACGAgctcctcaccaccaccaccaccatccccaAGATGGTGAGACGCAGAGAAGCCAAGGCTCATCATCTTCCCCAACTCCGGCGCCATCGTCGCTGTCTCCTCcacaccgtcgtcgtcgctgccgaaGACGCTCTCGCTGTCCTCCTCGCACAGCAGGGAGAAGGACTCCGCCGGTGCagcgctgctgcggcggcggcagaggaacCCCATGGCCAGCAAGCAAAAGATTTGCCTCACAGAAATCAAACGACTctagaaacaaaaacaaaaaaacaaaaaatcaagcAAGAATTCAGTAGCTGTTTCTTGAACTTGTAGAGGCTAAAGATCCATTTCCTACCTGTTGTTGGCTACGGTCTCTCCAACGGAGACAATGAGCAACTTATTTCTTAGGCAGAAGACATGGAGAAATGCTCACGTACAAAAGATTCACACctatccatctatctatctacctatatctatctatctcgaTTTCTCTtggagacgacgatgacgacgagatgaggaggaggagatgtgtGTGCGTCTATATATGGGAGTGGAGGAGGGTGATTAGCCATTAGTGGCAAGCATTTAATGGTGATTAGACGATGATTGCATCGTTGGTTTTTGCCTGCAGAAACCGGGGTGGCACTGGCACTGGCAGTCAGACGAGCTGCAGAAATTAAATGGCGCTTCGCTGATGAACGCCAGCGAGAAAATTCTATCCTAATGTGGCATTTTTGGCGTTGATTTTTGCCGACGTGTAATCGATGGAACGCGTTCATATGCGCATTGGCTGTGGCTGCTTCTTTTGGATGGGTTGTTTCTGACTTTCTGTTTTCTGCGTGTGCTAATCCAGGTTAGGCAATTATTATGAAGTAATTAGACAAAGATGATACAGCACCTTTTGTGCTAGCTTGTCCAATTAAGCATGATTCTTCTAATTGCAATGTTGTATTTACCATTATTAGCTATAAGAATGTCCCTGCTTACAACAATGGTGTCCCCAGGTAACTTGTGTTTGATActatttattgttttatttgaaTTATGTGAGGCTTGAAGACTAACTAACTAGTTTGCAAAGTACACATAGGCATAGGATATATAGTTGTGATCTTTTATGTATTTCTATTACTGAAATGAGAGGAATTTTCCCActgattaaaataatatattaatctctaaattataaatcgttttgactttggtctaCTTTAAGTTTGGCCAGGTTTATAgagaaatatagtaatatttacaacactaaagtagtttttttaaatctataattggatatatttcataatatatatgtcttgggttgaaaatgttattattttttttacaaactttgCTTAACTTGgagtagtttgattttgaccagagtcaaaacaacttataatctgaaatggaGTGATAGTTGTGGTCTTTTATATGATTTGTTCACATTGGCTGTTGTTGGTCACTTCGAGTATATGTATGCATTAGAGTTTACTATATGTGCAGAGGATCTATAAGTGTCATGTTGCAATTGTTTTCCTACaaacatattaatttatatttgcCACACTAgaaatttctctcttttcttaacAAAAATGCTTgtctctcttaattaattcgAGGTGGTCAAACTAGCATATGACATCATCGATATGACTTACGTACTGATGATAACAATAGACAAGTATTGACTCTACGAAATCTTGTAGATAGAGCAATGACATATTACAGCTGACTAATATTGCTCACAATGTGTGACTACAAATAATTGAAATAATAAAGCCATCCACCAGTGagaaatatattattattatatttgtatgtGGTCATTCATAAGTCAGGTTTGCATCCATGACTACTACTATGTTTCACCATTGGTGGACTCTGACGAAATGCCCTGCATCTGATCAGGTGAACTAATTAAGGGCTAAGCCCAGTAAAAGTGTTCATCCCATTTTTTACAATATATCATGTACAATAACTGTTGAGAACTCCAGCATGTTTACTCAGTAGCAAAAGCACCCATTAAGAAAAATTACAGGTTAGCTGAACACAACATTCCCCAATAATGAACCAAGCTCTCTTAATATGGCACCAAATTGATTTATAATATCGATCTCTTGATGAAAAAAGTGACGCGCATATTTAAATTAAGTGTATCTGTGCAAATGTTTCTGGTGGCTTTACACCTTTGAACATGATTCCATACCTCTTTTGGTACTAATTAATAGCTAGTGAGAAGGATTCACGGTTTTTTAAGGAAGAACTAATGCAAATATAATCAGTTGTTTAAATTTACTACTTGAAATATACAAACTCAGATCTTGAAAACAAGGTCACTGTGTTTATGGAATAGTAACATGAGAAGAATAAGAAAAATCCTATAATTTATCTTGACTTCTCTTCTGTGTTTCTATTAATCTCATCTGATCTCCGTGTTTTAAccctttctttttatttttcttgtaatATATGCTACCGTTATATTGTTGCACGCATATATATATCTTATGAAATTGTATTTTGATTTAAGCTAGCATCTTGAAAACTTTTGGTTTATTAGTTCTAGTGATTACACAAATTTTGAGGCACCCTACTTCTAGGCCCGACCTCATCAAGTCAGCATTAGTAAACCCTGGAGAGTTGGAATATACTCTGCACCAGTTCTTAAACTAGCCCTGCAATGAATCGATCAACATCTGGTCATTTGGTGTCAAATTGATTCATGGTACACATGTTTATTAAACGGGAAATTTTTAGCTTTAAAATCTTTGACATCAATGAAAATTGTTGTTTCAATTATCTTGACCAGATGTTTAAACTTTAAGACAATTCCCAGTTTGGTCTTTAAAATTCCTTGAAGATTATATTTATGCCTTTTTATGATAGTGGATGATTGTACATGTTTTATCATACAaacgtggagagagagagagagagagagagagaatctaTACATCTATCAATATGATCAcaaaagtcagaaaaaaaacaaaaacaaaaatcaagCCAAGTAGTATTTGCAGAAAGAAGCTGATAATACTACAAGTTTTGGTCTAAGATATAGTATCACGAAGATCCCTTTACCTTGTTTTTTTAGAGATGTCATTTGCCTTGTTAGATTTGAGTCAATGGGTGCTTCTTGATGACAAGTTCATGGTTCAACTCTTGTTATTGTTCTTCGTACATATTAATTTACCCAAAACTTAGTGATAGTAGTATTCTTGGTACAACGTCTGAAATCATAAAGGGATAATTGAATGGTGATAATTaactcagattttttttttgtttcgcaAGGCATTATTTTGTGGTCCATGGCTCGTGGAAAATAAATTTTGTACTCTCAAAGAGTCAAAATTGCCTCAGATAGGGGCAGTTGCTGTTGTACATAATGCCAGGGATAACAAGCAGTGACATCGCTTCATGCAGATCAGGTCAAAGACATGGCT
Coding sequences:
- the LOC112938241 gene encoding putative cyclin-D2-3 yields the protein MGFLCRRRSSAAPAESFSLLCEEDSESVFGSDDDGVEETATMAPELGKMMSLGFSASHHLGDGGGGGEELVGSFMEKEVEQMVETARGEYLTKLSNGGIELSCRIAAIDWICKVQAYYSFGPLCAYLAVNYLDRFLSSVEFSVTNDMPWMQQLLIVACLSLAAKMEETAAPGTLDLQVCNPEYVFDAETIHRMEIIVLTTLKWRMQAVTPFTYIGHFLDKINEGNRITSELISRCTEIILSTMKATVFLRFRPSEIATAVALSVVADGGRVLDFGGVLESSKLPVDKDNVGRCHQAMQEMALVMQNSTASPSGVLDTSCFTSKSDDDYSIPGTSPQVDNNNNQACTPASKRARVEEAPMS